The following proteins come from a genomic window of Halorubrum lacusprofundi ATCC 49239:
- a CDS encoding RNA-guided endonuclease InsQ/TnpB family protein: MAIQVTRTYVATIRNQQQVKGDLDSLGFAASKLWNIARWTCNRIWSETGTIPEDGPLKAYLKNHERYADLNSQSSQRVIEELAEAFHGWYAKRRNGDDRANPPKYRKNGDNHPRSTVTFKEDGFKHDSKNNRIRLSKGRNLKEHWSDFILCEIETRPDVAVENVRQIKAVWNGDEWELHIVCKHEIEAESPGDETAGIDLGISNFAAVSYSTGDHELYPGNVLKTDERYFAKEIAKCNSSRSNKALRLRQKRSERRSHYLHAVTKHIVTECVERGIGTIAVGNLGGIRKDDETGEPRNWGDRGNKGLHGWAFDRFTTLLTYKAKAEGIAVVVVSERDTSKTCSCCGQKRDANRVERGLYVCRGCEAVMNADSNGAENIRRRLDQAQKVTPSPRSSGDRCSGRVARPVVNLFRRGEHDPSCGQGTFAQQASICKR, encoded by the coding sequence ATGGCGATTCAGGTCACTCGAACCTACGTTGCTACCATACGGAATCAGCAACAGGTCAAGGGTGATCTGGACTCGCTTGGGTTTGCCGCCTCGAAACTCTGGAACATCGCACGCTGGACGTGCAACCGTATCTGGAGCGAGACAGGGACAATCCCCGAGGATGGCCCACTCAAGGCATATCTAAAGAACCACGAACGCTACGCCGACCTCAATTCACAGTCGAGTCAGCGAGTCATTGAAGAACTCGCTGAAGCGTTCCACGGGTGGTATGCCAAACGCCGAAACGGGGACGACCGCGCAAACCCACCGAAGTATCGCAAGAACGGCGACAATCATCCACGGTCGACGGTTACGTTCAAAGAAGACGGCTTCAAACACGACAGCAAGAACAACCGGATACGCCTCTCGAAAGGCCGCAACCTCAAAGAACACTGGTCAGATTTCATTCTCTGCGAGATCGAAACCCGGCCAGATGTTGCTGTCGAGAATGTTCGTCAGATAAAAGCAGTCTGGAATGGAGACGAATGGGAACTTCATATCGTCTGTAAACATGAGATCGAGGCTGAGTCTCCCGGCGACGAAACTGCCGGGATCGACCTCGGTATCTCGAACTTCGCCGCCGTCTCGTATTCCACAGGCGACCATGAGTTGTATCCGGGGAACGTTCTCAAGACTGACGAACGGTACTTCGCCAAGGAGATAGCGAAGTGCAACTCCTCCCGGTCAAACAAGGCACTCCGACTCCGGCAGAAGCGTTCCGAGCGTCGGTCGCACTACTTACACGCTGTCACGAAACACATCGTTACAGAGTGTGTTGAACGAGGTATCGGAACAATTGCTGTCGGCAACCTCGGAGGCATACGTAAAGACGACGAGACTGGTGAGCCTCGGAACTGGGGCGACCGTGGAAACAAAGGCTTGCACGGATGGGCGTTCGACCGCTTCACGACTTTACTCACCTACAAGGCGAAAGCCGAAGGGATCGCAGTGGTCGTAGTGAGCGAACGAGACACGTCGAAGACGTGTTCGTGTTGTGGACAGAAACGAGACGCAAACCGTGTAGAGCGCGGCTTGTACGTCTGTCGTGGGTGTGAAGCCGTGATGAACGCCGACTCGAATGGTGCAGAGAACATTCGGCGTCGGTTAGACCAAGCACAAAAGGTAACTCCGAGTCCCCGATCATCCGGGGATAGGTGTAGCGGGCGTGTGGCACGTCCAGTAGTCAACCTGTTCCGTCGTGGAGAACACGACCCCAGCTGTGGACAGGGGACGTTCGCTCAACAGGCGAGCATCTGCAAACGATAA
- a CDS encoding helix-turn-helix domain-containing protein, giving the protein MSDHPAHEIESVRNRLNVVTQETRFALLQDILGHPSELPTLKELDYVNPSKSQTTIRQHLEQLVDADIVEQVTLPKDRRQNDLPYTFYGISDSGRQFLKEHKLLRAQDTLREIYDRIEKTDDIIRYETAPRPEN; this is encoded by the coding sequence ATGTCCGATCACCCGGCACATGAGATCGAATCCGTCCGGAATCGGCTTAATGTCGTTACCCAGGAGACACGATTCGCGCTTCTCCAAGATATTCTTGGACATCCCTCGGAATTGCCGACGTTGAAAGAACTCGATTACGTCAATCCAAGCAAGAGTCAGACGACGATCCGGCAACATCTTGAGCAGCTGGTTGATGCGGATATCGTTGAACAGGTTACCTTGCCGAAAGACCGACGCCAAAACGATCTTCCGTACACATTCTACGGGATCAGCGATAGTGGTCGACAATTCCTCAAAGAACACAAGCTACTCCGCGCACAGGATACGCTCCGAGAAATCTACGATCGGATAGAGAAGACAGATGACATCATCCGATACGAGACTGCCCCGCGACCTGAAAACTGA
- a CDS encoding LLM class flavin-dependent oxidoreductase — MELSIVDLSPVPDGGTATEAYSNTATAAQQAERLGYSRFWVAEHHGMAHSLAGTTPEVLLGHLAAETDSIRLGSGAVLLNHYSPFKVAELFGTLDGLAPGRIDAGLGRANGSPAVDRALGTDRRVENPDKDHAEKITAVINHLYETYPDEHAYSEVEIPCSSKERPRPWTLGSSPSSAALAAELGVPYCFAAFIRPQFATRAFEEYHTQFQPSQQAGRIAEPQGMVAVNAVCAETDEKAARLRASAEASFKRMQRGVVGTVPSVEESIEELGYVPEPTPATLDPNEWPRAISGSPETLAGLLEQLTDRVGVEEVMIQDVIADHDDTLRSHKLLAEGVGLTDR; from the coding sequence ATGGAACTTTCTATTGTAGATCTCTCTCCAGTTCCCGACGGTGGGACTGCGACTGAGGCCTACTCGAACACGGCCACAGCTGCTCAGCAGGCCGAAAGGCTTGGATACTCCCGATTCTGGGTTGCTGAACACCACGGGATGGCACACTCTCTTGCAGGGACGACTCCTGAGGTACTCCTCGGTCACCTCGCTGCTGAAACGGACTCGATTCGACTGGGATCTGGGGCCGTCCTACTCAACCACTACAGTCCATTCAAAGTCGCAGAGCTCTTCGGAACGTTAGATGGACTCGCACCGGGTCGTATCGACGCTGGACTGGGTCGGGCGAACGGATCACCAGCCGTCGACCGTGCTCTGGGAACGGACCGCCGCGTCGAGAATCCAGACAAGGACCACGCCGAAAAGATTACCGCGGTCATTAATCATCTCTATGAGACCTACCCAGATGAACACGCCTACAGCGAGGTGGAAATCCCATGCTCATCTAAGGAGCGACCAAGGCCATGGACCCTTGGGTCGAGTCCATCGAGTGCAGCACTCGCAGCCGAGCTCGGCGTCCCCTACTGTTTTGCGGCGTTCATTCGGCCACAGTTTGCCACTCGTGCATTCGAAGAGTATCACACGCAGTTCCAGCCATCACAACAGGCTGGAAGGATCGCTGAACCACAGGGGATGGTCGCGGTCAACGCAGTGTGTGCAGAAACAGACGAGAAGGCAGCACGGCTCCGCGCCTCTGCCGAGGCATCGTTCAAGCGTATGCAACGGGGGGTCGTTGGGACTGTTCCGTCGGTCGAAGAGAGTATCGAAGAACTTGGATATGTCCCCGAGCCAACGCCAGCAACGCTTGATCCCAACGAATGGCCCAGAGCAATCTCGGGGAGCCCGGAAACGCTCGCTGGTCTACTTGAGCAACTCACAGACCGAGTGGGTGTCGAGGAAGTCATGATCCAGGATGTCATTGCCGACCACGACGACACGCTTCGATCCCACAAACTCTTGGCGGAGGGTGTCGGGCTCACAGATCGCTGA
- a CDS encoding AbrB/MazE/SpoVT family DNA-binding domain-containing protein: MPRITTKGQVTIPKEIRETLGIEPGDEIAFEEVSSGYKIQKKEPTTADGNDPFAKYRGSAESDETMPERMRRLRREYPRDVGDDCDDESEAEA; the protein is encoded by the coding sequence ATGCCACGCATCACCACAAAAGGTCAAGTCACTATCCCGAAGGAAATTCGAGAGACGCTCGGAATTGAGCCCGGTGACGAGATCGCCTTCGAAGAGGTTAGTTCTGGATACAAGATTCAAAAGAAAGAACCGACTACCGCAGACGGAAACGATCCTTTTGCTAAATACCGCGGCAGTGCCGAAAGCGACGAGACCATGCCCGAACGCATGCGTCGACTTCGTAGGGAGTACCCCCGAGACGTAGGAGACGATTGCGACGATGAGTCGGAGGCAGAGGCGTGA
- a CDS encoding SDR family oxidoreductase, with the protein MLCPADLPSVSDTHQLDGEVALVTGASSGIGRAVATTLAADGAAVAVAARREERLEDLVDEIETDGGTALAVPTDVTDTDAVHEMIATTRAELGGLDILINNAGVMLLAPVIRAEHDDLQQMLDVNLKGLMAATREALPGLLDQNSGHIVNISSVAGQTANETSGGYSATKFGVNAFSESLRKEIADSDVRVTVVSPGAVETELGDHIPDEQTKERMADLTDDLIPLHPDDIANGIAYALTQPPRVSVNELVIRPTNQR; encoded by the coding sequence ATGTTGTGTCCGGCAGACCTACCATCCGTGAGCGATACACACCAACTCGACGGCGAGGTAGCTCTTGTGACCGGCGCGTCATCCGGTATTGGGCGTGCCGTAGCCACGACACTTGCAGCCGACGGCGCGGCCGTCGCCGTTGCCGCCCGGCGTGAAGAGCGTCTGGAAGATCTAGTCGACGAGATCGAAACCGACGGCGGGACCGCTCTGGCAGTGCCGACAGACGTGACCGACACTGACGCAGTCCATGAGATGATCGCGACCACTCGTGCGGAACTCGGCGGCCTGGATATATTGATCAACAATGCGGGCGTTATGCTGCTCGCACCGGTTATTCGTGCCGAACACGACGACCTCCAGCAGATGCTCGATGTGAACCTCAAAGGGTTGATGGCTGCAACACGAGAAGCACTTCCTGGACTACTCGATCAGAACAGCGGACATATTGTCAATATCTCCTCGGTTGCGGGCCAGACAGCAAACGAGACCAGCGGTGGCTATTCCGCGACGAAGTTCGGTGTCAACGCCTTTTCAGAGTCACTGCGGAAAGAGATCGCCGACAGTGACGTTCGAGTGACTGTCGTCTCCCCTGGGGCCGTCGAGACGGAACTTGGCGACCACATCCCCGATGAACAAACGAAAGAACGAATGGCCGATCTGACTGACGATTTGATCCCGCTCCACCCAGACGACATTGCCAATGGCATTGCGTATGCACTCACTCAACCACCACGTGTGAGCGTGAACGAACTCGTGATCCGACCCACAAATCAACGGTAA
- a CDS encoding type II toxin-antitoxin system VapC family toxin: MITSVDTNALLALLYDDDYTDKSETELRRAYRDGRVVITSIVYAELSADGHFDSTSELDQFLEDFSIQVTEPSQEALFQAGEGFQRYSTRRPDGLQCPSCGAKQTVQCEECSEDLAPRQHIAADFIIGGHATVDCDALVSFDTAFYETYFPSLTIYPESSAHD; encoded by the coding sequence GTGATCACGTCGGTCGATACGAACGCCCTTCTCGCGCTGTTATACGATGATGATTATACAGACAAGAGTGAAACGGAGCTTCGACGTGCCTACCGAGATGGTCGAGTCGTCATCACGTCAATTGTGTACGCTGAACTTTCAGCAGATGGTCACTTCGATTCGACATCCGAATTAGACCAATTCCTCGAAGATTTCAGTATTCAGGTTACTGAGCCATCGCAAGAAGCACTTTTCCAAGCTGGCGAAGGATTTCAGCGATATTCTACCCGCCGACCAGATGGGCTTCAGTGTCCATCTTGCGGGGCAAAGCAGACTGTTCAGTGTGAAGAGTGTAGTGAAGATCTTGCACCACGTCAGCATATTGCTGCAGACTTCATTATTGGTGGGCACGCAACTGTCGATTGTGATGCGTTGGTTAGCTTTGATACAGCTTTCTATGAGACATATTTCCCGTCATTGACCATATATCCGGAATCATCGGCCCACGACTGA
- a CDS encoding DUF7342 family protein: MPDTPPPEPFDDVNEEVVEEWKQEMSPYTRVREIISHAYSPEPVAAIAERAHVSEKTARKHLNTLSDDGFVSTQPGDHGATLYSRSSESLVVEQATDILEELSVAELRERVSELRSTIRDFQEKYDAESPEELSVKAADETLTTQSVDHDQVDADLLEWKTTRRNLAFANAALSISSAQRFINDENVPNSKTSASP; the protein is encoded by the coding sequence ATGCCTGATACACCCCCTCCAGAACCGTTTGATGATGTCAATGAGGAAGTCGTTGAAGAATGGAAGCAGGAGATGAGTCCGTATACTCGCGTCAGAGAAATCATTAGCCACGCATACTCCCCAGAACCCGTCGCTGCTATCGCTGAGCGAGCACACGTTTCAGAAAAGACTGCCAGAAAGCATCTCAATACGCTCTCAGACGACGGATTTGTCTCAACACAACCCGGTGACCATGGGGCGACGCTGTACTCTCGATCTTCAGAATCGCTTGTCGTTGAGCAGGCGACCGATATCCTTGAGGAGCTGTCCGTAGCAGAACTGCGTGAGCGTGTTTCGGAACTCCGGTCGACCATCCGAGATTTCCAAGAGAAGTACGACGCTGAGTCACCCGAAGAGTTGTCGGTCAAAGCTGCCGATGAGACTCTCACAACACAGAGCGTTGATCACGACCAAGTCGACGCTGATCTCCTGGAATGGAAAACAACCCGTCGTAATCTCGCGTTCGCAAACGCTGCGCTTTCGATTTCGAGCGCCCAGCGATTCATCAACGACGAGAACGTGCCGAACTCCAAAACGAGCGCATCTCCATAG
- a CDS encoding DUF7437 domain-containing protein, which produces MPRTSKQATGNIVRDFLSVADLLEEPQLAQLYTYLAHEGKATVQDVIDDLGLAQGTAYSYVNRLVDTGVVEVTQTEQPRQYAANEIDLTVTASKDRQYTITPALIDAVGRRETNDDIDTYIDRHGVAGLATALTYAVARERGEMTHRLMAQDLDISPLAAEIILQALGPVVDEYYEIESSGASLDAIDVDQFDT; this is translated from the coding sequence ATGCCACGCACCTCGAAACAGGCCACCGGGAACATCGTCCGTGATTTCCTTTCGGTTGCGGACCTTCTCGAAGAGCCACAGCTGGCTCAGTTGTACACGTATCTCGCTCATGAAGGCAAGGCCACTGTTCAAGATGTGATAGATGATCTTGGGCTCGCTCAGGGAACCGCCTACAGCTATGTAAACCGACTCGTCGATACTGGCGTTGTCGAGGTAACCCAAACTGAGCAACCTCGTCAGTATGCCGCCAATGAGATTGACTTGACCGTAACGGCCAGCAAAGATCGCCAGTACACGATTACGCCAGCATTGATTGATGCAGTCGGCCGTCGCGAGACAAACGACGATATCGATACGTACATCGACCGTCACGGGGTTGCTGGTCTCGCAACGGCGCTCACCTACGCCGTCGCACGCGAACGGGGCGAGATGACTCACCGATTGATGGCTCAGGACCTCGACATCTCACCGCTGGCCGCCGAAATCATTCTTCAGGCACTCGGTCCTGTCGTCGACGAATACTACGAGATCGAATCCTCAGGAGCCTCACTCGACGCGATTGATGTCGACCAATTCGACACGTGA
- a CDS encoding restriction endonuclease codes for MAVLDDLSGFEFEDVIEDVFRNLGYENVRQATKTADEGRDILMEEVVDGIRRAVVVECKHTDSVGRPVVQKLHSAIATFEFDGPKRGMVVTTGRFTGPAQEYADRLKQNDDPYQIELTDGQDLRRIADEIGLDLYNGRIEILCDETLRPYDPAASIEVPIKEAFRDIENIDSTEIPEPHTQVTFNPIVSVTADTNAVFETSVGVIHRINERTNFVVHAGRGHPSVADDAVATLVAENRHTTVDLDIERFQEVFDEVSDHRFGQTETEYKEWAVDRLQEFHTTTVTYTGGNNVTYNKTCEPNLSDISVQSIDPVFLPEVRQTTHLKDYSHPYEYYAAGPSRVTIEDGIHRCVHCETHGVDETYTYCANCGAVACGSHIETERLTGEPVCTGCAVTDRFALKTKYFYDEENLESFRTEYAEMPFYKQAMENTLLAGGSVIMTLLIVVGLLIIGGII; via the coding sequence ATGGCTGTCCTGGACGATCTCTCCGGCTTCGAATTCGAGGATGTGATCGAGGACGTCTTCCGGAATCTCGGATACGAAAACGTGCGGCAAGCGACGAAAACGGCTGATGAGGGACGGGATATCTTGATGGAGGAAGTCGTCGACGGAATCCGCCGGGCTGTCGTCGTCGAGTGCAAGCACACCGATTCAGTTGGTCGACCGGTCGTCCAGAAACTCCATTCCGCGATTGCGACGTTCGAGTTCGACGGTCCGAAACGCGGTATGGTCGTGACGACTGGTCGGTTCACCGGGCCAGCACAGGAGTACGCCGACAGGCTGAAACAGAATGACGATCCGTATCAGATCGAACTCACCGATGGCCAGGACCTCCGGCGGATCGCCGACGAGATCGGCCTCGATCTCTATAATGGTCGCATCGAGATTCTCTGTGACGAGACGCTCCGGCCATACGATCCGGCAGCGTCCATCGAAGTACCAATCAAAGAGGCCTTCCGTGATATCGAAAACATCGACAGCACAGAAATTCCGGAGCCGCACACACAGGTCACGTTCAATCCAATTGTCTCGGTCACTGCTGACACGAATGCGGTATTCGAGACTTCTGTAGGGGTTATCCACCGAATTAATGAGCGAACCAACTTTGTTGTCCACGCCGGTCGCGGTCATCCGTCGGTAGCCGATGATGCCGTTGCAACCTTGGTCGCGGAGAATCGTCACACGACGGTCGACCTCGATATTGAGCGGTTTCAGGAGGTCTTCGACGAGGTCAGTGATCACCGGTTCGGCCAGACCGAAACCGAATACAAAGAGTGGGCAGTCGACCGGCTCCAGGAGTTCCACACGACGACGGTGACTTACACCGGTGGCAACAACGTGACCTACAACAAGACCTGTGAGCCGAACCTTTCGGATATCTCAGTGCAGTCTATTGACCCAGTGTTCCTCCCGGAGGTTCGACAGACGACGCATCTGAAGGATTACAGCCATCCCTACGAGTACTACGCCGCAGGCCCCTCTCGGGTTACGATTGAGGACGGTATCCATCGCTGCGTCCACTGTGAGACACACGGCGTCGACGAAACCTACACCTATTGCGCGAACTGTGGCGCTGTTGCGTGTGGGAGTCACATCGAAACTGAACGGCTGACCGGTGAGCCTGTCTGTACGGGTTGTGCGGTCACCGACCGGTTCGCGCTCAAGACGAAGTACTTCTACGACGAGGAGAATCTCGAATCCTTCCGTACTGAATACGCTGAAATGCCGTTTTACAAGCAGGCTATGGAGAACACGCTGCTGGCCGGAGGAAGTGTGATCATGACGCTCTTGATTGTCGTTGGTCTGCTCATCATCGGCGGCATCATTTAA
- a CDS encoding universal stress protein — protein MEHPSVLVFVEFPDPKFPTSGFLNGLAYPDAELIGFYQVDEDESVEEARAEHDEEFRAELARHAEQFEERGVRTEFDLTFDDDPVETREKVAKKDGVDAILTSGGANALGRVLIASRHTKNAEAKVNTLLNIVDRDELLSVDLIHVADPDDPEGEAEGESVLKSMSSILTDQGIPSIRINQEVRKGSDVSFELRQAARNYDLFVMGATEQDVGDEVFGPVGDYIVHEQDVAVLTLR, from the coding sequence ATGGAACACCCGAGTGTTCTCGTGTTCGTCGAATTCCCTGATCCGAAGTTCCCGACCAGTGGGTTCTTGAATGGTCTCGCGTACCCGGACGCGGAACTCATCGGCTTCTACCAGGTTGACGAAGACGAGTCCGTTGAGGAAGCGCGGGCCGAACATGACGAAGAATTCAGAGCGGAACTAGCGAGACACGCTGAACAGTTTGAGGAACGAGGAGTACGGACCGAGTTCGACCTCACGTTCGACGACGATCCGGTTGAAACACGCGAAAAGGTCGCCAAGAAAGATGGCGTTGATGCGATTCTCACGTCTGGAGGAGCAAATGCACTTGGAAGAGTGTTGATCGCTTCCCGTCACACGAAGAATGCGGAGGCGAAGGTGAATACGCTCCTCAATATAGTTGACCGTGACGAGCTTCTCTCAGTGGACCTCATACACGTAGCGGATCCAGATGACCCGGAGGGAGAAGCTGAGGGTGAAAGCGTCTTAAAATCGATGAGTTCGATCCTCACCGACCAAGGGATCCCGTCGATTCGAATCAATCAAGAGGTACGGAAAGGGTCGGACGTATCGTTCGAACTGAGACAAGCAGCTCGCAACTACGACCTGTTCGTAATGGGTGCAACCGAACAGGATGTCGGAGATGAAGTATTTGGCCCAGTTGGTGATTATATCGTTCACGAACAGGATGTTGCTGTTTTGACTCTTCGGTAA